ACAAGTAAAGCAATGATCGCAGATGCTTTTCACTCAACCTCTGATTTAATCGCAGATGTAATTGTGCTTTTTGGGTTGAAAGTCTCATCAAAGCCAAGGGATGAGGCTCATCATTATGGACACGGAAAAGTTGACTCATTAGTTTCCCTTTTTATAGGAATTATATTAATAGTGTTATTAGCTGGTTTAATCGTCAATTCTTATACATAAAAAACAGGTCAATGAGACGCTCTTTGTCTCAGCAGCATCTTTAATAAATGACCTTGCAAAAGCAAATGAAGAAAGATGCCTTGAAAGTAGACTGAAGTTTTACTCCCAGATGAGACTTTTAATTGTTGATGAGATAGGTTATGTACCGATTGACCGATATGGAGCAAACTTATTCTTTTTTTATTGCATATCTTCCATCCATTGGAAATTCGGATATTGATCTTATCTTTCCTTTTATAATCCCATACTCCATAAAAGGATAACTCATGAGTTTAATATTTATATCCTGTCTCGGTGTCAGGCTTAACTTATGACTTTACTGTTTTGATTTAAGCTTTCAATATTTTTTTAAATGCGATAACAAATATTCTAAAATTTTAAACTCCTAAATATAAAGTCAAAAGTCAAACCTGACACCGTTAACTTCGAATATCATCTGGATTCCCTTTTGAGTTACTTAGCGGAGGAGAGTTCTGAGGTTATCATGGTGACAAATCCGGTCAGAAAGGAAAACACCGTATGAAGAATCAGTTAGAGAAAGAGTTACAACAGCTTGAGCGTTTTCTAGCTGAGAAATTTAATGTTGCAAGAAAACGTGCTCAAAGCAAGCGAATGGGTCAGAAAATCCATAAGGCTCAGCAATATGTCACTGACATCAGGGAATCCATAAAAAGGCTTAATATCCAGCATCGGCAGATGCCCAAGAATAAGTAAAAATTATCTTTAGCAGATTTTATTATATTATTTTAGGTTCATTTCTTTAGGGAAATCGAATACTTGCATAGATCCATCGTCCTGGCAAAATCAAGGATATATA
This genomic stretch from Acidobacteriota bacterium harbors:
- a CDS encoding cation diffusion facilitator family transporter — protein: MNKKISTDNDAKKITIIGIALNIILIIFKFIAGIFGTSKAMIADAFHSTSDLIADVIVLFGLKVSSKPRDEAHHYGHGKVDSLVSLFIGIILIVLLAGLIVNSYT